agtatttattttgaaatcatgACCAGGGACAAGGGGAAAtaattcaaatgtatttattgtattttattgaaataaatcatttaaagtgTTTGTTTCTACTGTGATGTATGTTTTCTCAGTTCAGATCCCATCGACAGACACAGCAGATGTGGAAATCACTGAGTGGTTACAGCATAAATGATCATCCTGTTGGGCATTTCAATTGTCCAACTCCAGCTGTGTGGATTAAGGGAAAACTATAGAAGTATAAAATGACATTCAAGTAGAAAGACTGAACATTTCACTATTATACATACATTATGAAGTCCAAAGGTGCAGACTTCTCAACTTGAGCTACAACTATGATTTGGTAACATTCCTGTGTTTATAGGTGTGATTACTTCACTGCAACTACCGTGGAAATGGGAAAACAGCTACagtatgattgattgattgattttttttcatgaacTGGTGGATTGGAACCCGTTTTGTTTGAACAATTAAAAATTAAGGCTGGTGTCTGCATGCTGTAAATAACAATGGCAATGATTTTACAATCAAGATTAGAACTAAACTTTAAGGCATCTGGCTGAAGACGGGACGAGTGAATATGGCTTAATGTTAGTGTCTGATGTTGAAAGCCCTGACGCTTGTGTTTATCTGAGGAAGACAGGTGACagtccagcaaaatgagaaggcaGCTGCCTAAATATTCTGTTGGAAATAAAAAGATGTCTGTACTtctttctgatttaaaaaaaaaaaaaaagcacctttTTCTCCAGTCATGTTTTCCATCACATCTTTCAAACACGAGCTGACATTAACAAGAACACAACTGGTCCCTTCAGCGTGGCGTCCAGTGGCGGTGAGCTCATGCAGCCAGGCGCTGAGCTGCCAGCTCCTCCGCGTCGTCCCTGTTGTCGTTGATCTCCGCCAGCGTGCGGACGAAGCGGGTCCACTCGTCGTTTCGTGGAACTGCAATTTGCTGTGAGGGAGAGGCCGGATTCAGATCGCAGAACACTGGTAACGGCTGAAGTCCATTCATGTTGATAAtgacttaaagggattgtgacatgaaaaacacatttttcttgattttttgtgttttgttgggtgtcttgacatcaattacacccaaaaaacaacgaacttttaacattcagtgtattgtgtgctttctgggattttccgcataactatgcaaaaacggcgcatgtggtttggtggcggatcgttacgtaacgatccgctaaatcaccgccccctccacccagctccctgtctcctctcctctccagcgcaccataaaggctgatttatggttccgcgttacaccgacgcaaagcctacggggtagggttacgcggcgacgcgcaccatacgctgaaccctacggcgtaggctctacgtcgatttaacgcggaaccataaatgaggcttaacacggagctgtttagagcctattttgttctaatcaccggaggaaaactgctaagaagacccgcggccactgactggacttaagataaggggacagtggtgcttgcatgcctttatttttatgattgtttgctgtggttcgccctcctgcttttccgtgcatgcttcgcctgtcgctccgacgccgctgtgagcgtatggctggaggaggaggaggtttggaggaggagcggagcaatgattgacaggaaaggggggaaaggaagcatttttcacggcgcaaaaaaacactgtaataaacagccaggaaaagagtactagagtgaagtttttcttgttacactcttttagacacatttgagggatgttggccaagacttttaatagtgttaaaagcatgttaaaaatgatgtcacaatacctttaactatTCATTTAAATCCTCGTAATGCTCTTTAAATAAATCTTATCAGGGTTAAGTGGCCATGATGTGCAATTAGCTGCTATTGTGCAACAACAGACACAAACGAGTGTTTAAAAATGTTCTCAGGGTCATGCTGTCTCACCTCTCCAACCTCGTACACCAGAACTCGTCCATCCGAGTCTCCCACTGCGATTTCTCTGCCAGAGTTAGCCCACCTGAGCCTGTTGAGGGCGGGGTTGCCCTCCACTGTGACACTTGCAGTCGGCACCTACGGCAACAGAATAACAAAGAGTGTGCATATTGTGACCCTGCATTATGTTTAAGAGGACGGAGTGACTCCTGAGAGCCTCAGTGAGCAggaactagggctgggtatcgattcaaatgtcaagaatcgattcgattccgattcttaatattcagaatcgattatcatgattcgattcaattcgatccgattcgatattgatttgggttagtgttattttaaatcttttttgagctgttgcctgactgtaaaataactagtgaaataataatttcacaataattattgtgaaataactaagaaataaataactcaaacaggcctttcaatatctatttaaagtgcaaaaaagaaataaattgcaacagttcatgcagtaaacaaataattttagcttatctaatgtattctgtcaccacgcacacatattgccatgaagcacctggcatttttcagaagtgtcatgacaaactgtgtgtccgactactggaaataaagttcacctggcgaaaatgatgaaaagagaagaagagaaagaaagaaagaaaaaaaaaaaatcgatctttagacataagaatcgatttttaggaattaatatgagaatcgatttagaattggaaaatcgatattttcaacacaggcctagcagGAACGTCATACCTCTGTGTCGTTGTTCAGGTTCCACAGATCAAGGTGACCAACTCCATCCACACACGCGAACAGAGCAGGGTGAGTGGGAGACCACATGACATCGTACACGTAATCGGAGTTGTCTTCGAAGGAGTACAGTGGTTTGTTGTTCTGCAGATTGGAAAAGAGAAGGTGAAGCTTAaccatcacttaaaaaaaaaaaaagtctacatTTAGCTGCTTTTTCCAGATGATGTGGCTCCACTGGCTTCATCAGCTCGAGACCTGCAACTCTCACTGGGGAGGATGAGAATCAACGCCTCTAATTCCAAGACCATGGCCCTCAATTAGAAAAGGAAGGAGTGTCCTCTCCAGGTTGGGGATCAGATATTGCCTCTTGTTCAGGAGTGAGGCAAGAATGGAGGATCATTGCAGCATCAACAGTGATGCAGACTCTGCATCGGTCTGTCGAAGCTAAGATGAAAGGCGATGCTCTCAGTCTACGTTCCTActctcacctatggtcacgatTGGTTGATGGTGACCTAAAGAACGAGGTTGAGGATAAAAGGGGGGAGAAATGagcttcctctgcagggtgtccggcctctcccttagagatagggtgagaaacTTGGACACCCGGGATTAGAGCCGCTGCTCCAATGCATGGAGAGGAGCTAGAAGAGGTGGCTCTGGGTTTCCCTGCTTAGGATACTGCCCTCGCAACCCAGAAAGTGGAAGAAAATCGCTGGACGGGTGATTGGATAGACTGAGCTGCCAGCAACTGGTCTTTGTGGTGCTGTTTCACTGTGCTAGATTATAAAAAAGAGCAGTTTGTTATTCAACCAATCATATTTTaatgaagcgtgcaggaaaatTGATGGTCAAATACAAAGCAGTACCACAAACTGCAGCAATAATATTTAGTTTTTGGTTATTTCTAATCACTCATGATGGAATTTGTACAGAAGATCCAAAAAACATTTATCAGCTGATGGTACAGCTGCAGCAACCTCTGTTCTTATCACCTCACGAGTCCTTCCACTCTCTGATCAAACAGAGCTCGTCATCGTTCTTCTACTGATCTGGTCTTCTTGTTTCATAAGTTTCCGTGTGAAGCTTAATGTTAAATCATTTCTTTACCAGCTTATCAGTTAAAAATATCAGACCAATACACTATACGGGGAAGATATGAACTGATATTGTAACATGATATCTCACCATGGGCCGCAATTGCCAAAATTGCACCTCGAAAAAGGCAGAAAAGGGCAACAAGAagactttttgtttttaaaagattCAAGGCAGCACATCCTTGAATCAATGACATAACGTATGCATTCGGATGGGATTAAAATCCCAGGCGTCCATGATTATTACAAATCACTGCAGGTCCCCAGATCATCTCAATCCCGCGCGAATGTGGTGTCCTACTTgaaggttttagatgtttccctgctcaaaCACACCTGGTTTGTGTTAAGGGGTCATTGACAGACTTATTGGGACCCTGATGCCAAGTGAAAGAGTtgatccattcatttgaatcaggtgtgttggcaCCGGGAAACACcgaaaacatgcagggcagtagTGCTGGAGCTGAGAAACACTGGtttaaggaaaatcaaatatgaTGGGTGATTATTatgaatatttttttgtttctctctccttcaatttaaaaaaattaggatTACAATGAAGAGGCAGCATGGCTGCTTGGTGGATAGCACTGGTGCTTCACAGCGAGTTGTTCTCCCCATCCTTGTGTGGGTCCTCCAACTTCCTCCCACCGTCCAAAAACGTGCATGTCAGGCTAAATGGCCATTCTAAATTGTCTGAGTGAGAGAGTGAGtggttgttttgtttatatttgGCCCTGTTTTTCGCCCAAAGAGAGCTGAGATAGGCTGCAGCAGACTCTTGTGACCCTTAACATAAGTAACCAGGTACAGATCATGGAGGGATAGATTACGACTGAGCTTGTTACCATGCACCTATGCTGGTCAGTATGTGGATGGAAAGTCATAGAAAAAGTCACGATTCTCCTGGATGACGTTATGAACAAAAAACTGGCACAACACACATACAGGGGAGAAACCTTTTCCTTTTCATACACACAAGTAAATGAATCCAGATGTAGCTCTGCCCCTGAAGACACATACCTTGGTGCTCCACAGCTTGACCGTCCAGTCGAAGGAGGAGGTCACAAACAGATGGGAGAAGTCCAGTTGTCCTGCAGTTGTGTGGCAGTGGATCCCTGTGATGGGGCCGTGGTGCCCCTCAAACATCTCACTAATGCCTGCTTTGCTGTGGAGTAAACAGGATGAAGACAGGAATGAAAATAAACACCATGACAAGTTAAACTTAGCATGACAAATTGTATCTTTAAGAACAGCAGTGATTTCTGaataaattataaattatatatatatatatatatatatatatatatatatatatatacatacacacacatatataaataatgattttagTTAATCCATATCTGCTACTAATgtgttaaattatttaaaaaggtTACGGTTAAAATAGCACTACTGTTTGTAACAATTGAGACATTACATGTAACATTAAAGACAGCAAGACGGGCAAATGGACCTCTGCTGGACGTATTCACAATAATCATTGACTTATATCATGTAATTACAGCAGGGTAAAAGTGCCTGTGTCCCTTCAACCACATGTTGCAGAGCTGTTATCCAACTGAGCCTCTGATAATTAATGTAGAGGGGTAAATACTCAGCGTGAGTGATGCTTATGCATTATTAACTGCGATGAGAGTATCATACCATTGCAAATGAGGTGGAAAATTATTCGCCCAATTACAGAGGTGATTTTGTTGTGAAAATCCTAGCGGCTACCCCTGTCTGCGGTCTCTGGGTAAAGTACAGGACATTTAGTGTAGCTGACACGCTACCCAGTGGCAGCTCTGATTTGAGCCATATTTCGTTGCTGAGGACCTTCCAGCAAGAGTGAAGCCCCCCCCGTCTCTCACATAAGAACATTGTAGGATGAACTGCAGTTTTAATTCTCCCCGGGACAACTGACTGTAAACAAACTGTCTTACAGTCACCCCGAGTTACATACTGagacaggaaaaaagaagggggaaaaaatgatTTGTTTCCCCTGCATGTGTGCCCTGTTTATGTTGAACGACCTCTACAAACATAACTGACAAgcggaaaagaaaaacaggatgACTGGCCAGGAGTGAAACCTCAAACAGCAGGAGATCAAGTGCTGCATTTGAGTTGAACTGGGAAGTGAGTgggttttatttaattgacACTCGGTCCTGGGTGGGCCCGGCAAGTCTCCTCGGTTTCCTGCCGGCGTTCGGGACGGACGCTGGTGGCCGCGCTCGCCAACAGACGCACCTTCCATGACGACACGACATGTAGACAGAGCCGTCCTCACTGCCCACCACAAAGTTGTTGACATCTCCGAGAGGGAAAGACATGGAGGTGACAGCTACGGCTTTGGACTGCTTGAACACCAGCTCCATGCTGTCCTGCGGAGGGGGAAAGGGACATGGAACAACATCCGTAACAAGCTCCCTGTTCAGGCTTCATGTTGACACGCAGCCTGCCAAGCTCAGCCTATAAAAATCACTCGACAGTTTATTAATGCATAATCTAAGTTCAACTAGCAcgttataaaaaacataaaattttgacatttaaGTCCTGGCAgcaaaaaatgtaatgaaataacTGTCAAAAACTATTTCCCTCACACTGAAAAATGaggtgtagaaaaaaaaaaaacaagttggaGGGAAATGCCAGAAGAGGAGGTGACCAGTCAGAACTTCTTGACATTCAGAATGTTAAGGAATAGAAAGTGTATGAAATGTGAAAGGACAGGAAGACGAAATTCAGTAAACATGCTTCCCTTctcttaaatataaatgtagccATTCAATTTCATAGCTCGATATTAAACACTGAGAAATACAGAAATACTGCTCGGAGGAAATGATACCTGAGGCTGAGACAGCATGTCCAGACTCCAGGAGCACATCTTGCCATCGGTGGAGATGCTGATCAGGTTGTGGGCGTTCTGGGTGCCGACCACATTCACGCAATACACGGGATGCTGCAAAACATGAGAAAGGTCagcttttgtttgctgttgtgttGAATATAAATGAGTCGTTGGCGCATTGCTGTAGCCGGATAATGGGAGTACCGTGTGTGCTGCTGCCGACAGCGGCGTCCTCTGCACAGGAGTCCTCTTGTTGCTCCTGTTGTCCCAGAGGACAATCTGCCCGGAGTATGTGCCCCCCACCACCACGTTCGGGTGGAACTTCGCAAATGACGCGGACATGACAGCAGACTGAAAGATCAGAGGCAAAAGATGGGACGGCGATTAGTCGAGATGGATCTGTGGTACGTCACAAAAATAAAGACCAActtattttaaaggggacctattatggcatctaatacctattttaaacaggccttgaatgtctaaaAAACAAgggtttgattgtttttgctaaataaataaggaaTTCAGTCtgtaagccatgtctttatcttccccgtttctaactgcattctctatgcgggattctgagtgggcggggctatgataatgaggctctgtgctgattggctgcctgaatgacgcgatacaccgctacaaaaaaatggcggaagctccggccggcggagttagttgtggccgtggtttcacacatcgctcctgttgtgacgtcacgacaggagcagaatctgaacggctcgtagaagtcacatgacactggatggctcatccgggcggctgtacagacgctgcagaatttggttgctttcctccttctgagttggcaggctgaaactttatatatgttaaagcaagaaagaacgtgtttttcataataggtcccctttaagtctaaAAGGTTAACCATTCTACTCTAAACTGACTCAAATCTCCATGAGGCTCCCAGCTCTCAGTAACTCCATATGACCAGGATTTCCATGGTAACATTTAGAGAGACAGGCAGATCTGCTTCCATGGTAACAAACCAAGACATTTCCTCACAGAAGCAAAAGGGGAAAGCATGGCTCATGGCTGGAGCTGTGTCACAGTCTTGCAGAGCGACTAAAAGAATGCCAAAGAGCCTGCTGGGACTTGGTTAATCATTTGATTCATCCAAATGAACATTTGAGAGTGTAACTGATGAACCATGCTGACTTGATGACAGGCTTTTTCAAAAGTGCCTCCTGAATCCCTTCTGCAACACGCCAAAGTGCACTGGTTTGACACGACTGCAAGTTTGTGTTGCTGCAAAGGATTAGAGTAAAATGTCATCTAAACAATTATTCTTCCAAATTCAAATATTTTACTTGAAATGAGCTGGGTTTTTATTCAGTATTAAATTTCACTTCATCCAGAACTTCCTTATACAACTAGTCAAGCTAAACTAAACCTAAACAACCAGCTCACAAACACTTTGTCCTTTTaatgaaatgtgatttctgCAATAATGCTAACAgggacttaaaaaaaatattaggaACAATGCAAGTAGCAAGACCCCAAAGTATTGACCTGGTCTCCAGACTCCTGcatgacaggaaaaaaaaaagaaaaaagaaaattcccCCAGTTGCACCAGAGCATGTCTGACACATCACAGTTCCAGCCCCCTCATCCGACAGCCAGGTGGTTTTAATGTTTTGGCTCTACTTTAATCTGCAGAATAAGGACTTTTATTACATTTGCTAAATGTAATTAGTTACAAATCAAATCTCTTAATGGATAAATGACTAAAAATACTATTGTTTTACAGCAGAAGCACCTGAAATGGCTAATgaccagaagaaggggaaacAAAAATACACTTCAGTTGCAGTTTTCTTCCCCGGGTTCATTTCAGAGTTAAAGACCTGTCCCTTTACTGCCACTTGTTCCCAGAACACAACCAAACACATCTTTCGTTACTTCAGCCTCGGTCTGAAAGTGTGAGCAAGCAAACACAGAGGCTGGCGAGCAAGATTTGTATACATTATTGCATTGCGACTACTTCACCTATCACCATAAACATTTTTTCTAAAGAACTTAGTTGATGAAAGTTGTGACACATAGGGAAATTTGCCTTTCGAGCCAACTTGGAGGGCGCAAACAAAACTGCATTCACTCCTCTGTTCAGTTTTATTCATCTGAGCAGCAAAAGTACCGCTACATCCGCTCCGAAGGCAACGACATGTGGTTCTACTCAACTTGTCTTGGTGAAGGAGCCTCGGGGCAAGCATTATAATAAAGCTGAGCAGAGCGATGAAGCTCATTGGTCTCCCAGCTAGCTTGTCTGAACACAAGGCCCTTGTTTAGATGCACATGATAACCAGCCCTGCCCCACACACTTAATCCTGCCGCAGTGCTCGGATTCCATTCAGCTCCTGCGCCACAGGTCTTCTCCGGCGCCTCACGAACACGTGTTTGTGGACAGATGTGGCGGAGGTGAATGCCAACATGGTGAACTCACGATGTGAATGAAGTCAAAGAAGGGTGCTGGAGCAGAGGAGACAGCAAGGAGGCGAGCATAGGGGATGTTTGGCAGCATTCTGGGCATGTTTAGAGAcggtgggggggggttgcaatatgaaaaaaaaaaaaaaggaaggggaTTCAAGAGAAAAGCTAATGTTAATTCTGGTACCTGACAGTGGAAGACGTATTCTGGTGTAGATTTCTTGTACTTCATGTTCCACACTAATGCCACCCCGTCCGGTTCGTGCGGAGCCTCCTCATTGTTGTTGTATGAGGCAACCAGGAGCTCAGGATACtggttttaaaagaaaaaaaaacagacaccaTGACTATCATGGGGACCCAGACATTACGCTCAGGCTGCAAGCCTGCAAGCATGAGTAACCCTCACTCTCTCAAGATTTTTGGGACATCTGAGCCAGTCTACTCTTCAAAAATCCTCCATAAGTTATCCTTTTACATAatttaaaacataatttaacACATCAATAGCAGATTTGAAGTGACTacagtcatatatatatatatatgggtcaatgacatgACGTGCATATTTTTGTGTCCGGGTGCAttatttccttttaaaataattgtaaTCAATTTATGACATATATCACTTTATTCTATAAAACCTATTTAGTTTGAATACCGTTTAGGTACAttcaaataatatatattattttacgTTTTGGCATCTCAAACCCCCAAAATGTCAGGCGGTGCAACCGTCCGTGCAAATGAATAGACTAAGAAAACTATTAAAAATGGCCTTTTAATGATAAGAAATTCAAGATGAAATACTATGGCATTATTTTATGTTTGAAACCTTTCAAATTAACCAAattttacaaatataaatagTTTTAAAGCTGTTGATATAATTGAAAAACTTTTGTCCAGCAATTTATGTTCTTAAAATGTCAGGGTGGCACAACCGTAAACATGGGACTTTTATTGTGAAGTTAAGAGGTAATAACAGTGAACAGGTTGGTGCATCAGCCAGAGGACCCCCAGTGACTTTTATGGCAGAGTAAAAAGGTTTGTAGATCTTGCTCAAATATTGATAAAAATAGCTACTTTTAACTCGTAGGTAGGCTGGTACACTTTCCATGTCAGGTGGTACAACCAATGTAAAACTaggaaaatgtgattttatcataaaactctttattgtatttaaaaatgatatGTATGAACTTGATAGCTAAGGTAAAGCTAATACAGGTGTCCAAG
This DNA window, taken from Cololabis saira isolate AMF1-May2022 chromosome 6, fColSai1.1, whole genome shotgun sequence, encodes the following:
- the LOC133445944 gene encoding dynein, cytoplasmic 1, intermediate chain 2a-like isoform X1; this encodes MSEKSELKAELERKKQRLAQIREEKRRKEEERKKVDQQLKEAAAQQNDSDLEKKRREAEALLQSVGITSDVSAVPPPTSPTAKSAGTPSEAGSQDSDGAVGPRTLHWDSDPSTLQLHSDSELGRVTPKLGMAKVTQVDFPPRETVSYSKETQTPASTQLKKEDEEEEEITPAQPVVEVQSEKEDQKEEEEAPPHELTEEEKLQILHSEDFTDFFDHSTRIIERALSEHVDLFFDYSGRDLEDKEGEIQAGAKLSLNRQFMDERWSKHRVVTCLDWSPQYPELLVASYNNNEEAPHEPDGVALVWNMKYKKSTPEYVFHCQSAVMSASFAKFHPNVVVGGTYSGQIVLWDNRSNKRTPVQRTPLSAAAHTHPVYCVNVVGTQNAHNLISISTDGKMCSWSLDMLSQPQDSMELVFKQSKAVAVTSMSFPLGDVNNFVVGSEDGSVYMSCRHGSKAGISEMFEGHHGPITGIHCHTTAGQLDFSHLFVTSSFDWTVKLWSTKNNKPLYSFEDNSDYVYDVMWSPTHPALFACVDGVGHLDLWNLNNDTEVPTASVTVEGNPALNRLRWANSGREIAVGDSDGRVLVYEVGEQIAVPRNDEWTRFVRTLAEINDNRDDAEELAAQRLAA
- the LOC133445944 gene encoding dynein, cytoplasmic 1, intermediate chain 2a-like isoform X2 encodes the protein MSEKSELKAELERKKQRLAQIREEKRRKEEERKKVDQQLKEAAAQQNDSDLEKKRREAEALLQSVGITSDVSAVPPPTSPTAKSAGTPSEAGSQDSDGAVGPRRVTPKLGMAKVTQVDFPPRETVSYSKETQTPASTQLKKEDEEEEEITPAQPVVEVQSEKEDQKEEEEAPPHELTEEEKLQILHSEDFTDFFDHSTRIIERALSEHVDLFFDYSGRDLEDKEGEIQAGAKLSLNRQFMDERWSKHRVVTCLDWSPQYPELLVASYNNNEEAPHEPDGVALVWNMKYKKSTPEYVFHCQSAVMSASFAKFHPNVVVGGTYSGQIVLWDNRSNKRTPVQRTPLSAAAHTHPVYCVNVVGTQNAHNLISISTDGKMCSWSLDMLSQPQDSMELVFKQSKAVAVTSMSFPLGDVNNFVVGSEDGSVYMSCRHGSKAGISEMFEGHHGPITGIHCHTTAGQLDFSHLFVTSSFDWTVKLWSTKNNKPLYSFEDNSDYVYDVMWSPTHPALFACVDGVGHLDLWNLNNDTEVPTASVTVEGNPALNRLRWANSGREIAVGDSDGRVLVYEVGEQIAVPRNDEWTRFVRTLAEINDNRDDAEELAAQRLAA